A window of the Schlesneria paludicola DSM 18645 genome harbors these coding sequences:
- a CDS encoding segregation and condensation protein A produces MADYRVQLDLFSGPMDLLLYLVRRNEVDITRLPIAKITTQFLQFLDVLQFLDLDLIGDFVVLASSLIEIKSRQVLPRADEEPPEEMPLADDPRGELIQQLLEYKRFKDASLALEQQASEWQERYPRLSDERPTVGKDPSADSIKEVELWDLVSALSRVIQKKVVEETSSIRYDDTPISVYVERIGLRVRESGRVPFSEFFEGSNLRSKVVGIFLAILELLRHHGFRAEQPSEYGEIYVLPPTVTPAIDAPVEQPTELVTTVSDVEP; encoded by the coding sequence ATGGCGGACTATCGCGTTCAACTGGATTTGTTCAGCGGACCCATGGATCTGCTACTGTACCTCGTTCGCAGGAACGAGGTCGACATTACGCGTCTTCCCATTGCAAAGATCACGACGCAGTTTTTGCAATTTCTCGATGTCCTTCAATTTCTAGATCTCGATCTGATCGGCGACTTTGTCGTTCTTGCCAGTTCCTTAATCGAGATCAAAAGTCGACAAGTACTGCCACGTGCCGACGAAGAACCGCCAGAAGAGATGCCACTGGCCGATGATCCACGAGGCGAGTTGATTCAGCAATTGCTTGAATACAAGCGGTTCAAAGATGCGTCGCTCGCTCTCGAGCAACAGGCATCCGAATGGCAGGAGCGCTACCCGCGTCTGAGCGATGAACGTCCGACGGTGGGTAAAGATCCTTCCGCCGATTCGATCAAAGAGGTTGAATTGTGGGACCTGGTCAGCGCGCTCTCACGCGTGATCCAGAAGAAGGTTGTCGAAGAAACGTCGAGTATCCGCTATGACGATACGCCGATTTCGGTCTACGTTGAGCGGATTGGGCTTCGTGTCCGCGAAAGCGGTCGGGTGCCGTTCAGCGAGTTCTTCGAAGGAAGCAATCTGCGCAGCAAGGTTGTGGGGATCTTCCTGGCGATCCTGGAGCTTTTGCGTCACCACGGCTTCCGAGCCGAGCAACCATCGGAATATGGCGAGATCTATGTCTTGCCACCGACGGTCACCCCTGCGATTGACGCGCCGGTCGAACAACCGACGGAACTTGTCACGACTGTATCGGACGTCGAACCGTAA
- a CDS encoding GntR family transcriptional regulator has protein sequence MARSSQLDSTYDYIHKKLSRGELEPGQKLSRRKLAEEIGVSPALVQHALGQLEKAGLVECRAQSGTYVRELTAEEFANLCDLRELIEPYAAARAAERITKSQLKILENSCRRYHNLETKIPQIESAKEVWKLHRELIDEERVFHGTILSAAGNQLLTSLIDSLRLLSQVSHDFAMGSLPRDMNVASEHQRIVDALKLHDPERARTSMLEHIMSGREVLKQRLLENSIPTVSE, from the coding sequence GTGGCAAGAAGCTCACAACTGGATTCAACGTACGATTACATCCACAAAAAGCTTTCACGTGGCGAGCTTGAGCCTGGGCAAAAGCTGTCACGCCGAAAGCTGGCGGAAGAAATCGGCGTCAGTCCGGCACTTGTGCAACATGCACTCGGCCAGTTGGAAAAGGCGGGCCTGGTCGAATGTCGTGCACAAAGCGGAACCTATGTTCGGGAATTGACCGCCGAAGAGTTTGCCAATTTGTGCGATCTCCGAGAACTGATCGAGCCCTACGCTGCGGCGCGGGCCGCCGAGCGAATCACCAAGTCACAGCTCAAAATTCTGGAAAATTCCTGCCGACGCTATCACAATCTTGAGACGAAGATTCCTCAGATTGAATCCGCGAAAGAGGTCTGGAAGCTCCATCGCGAACTGATTGATGAGGAGCGAGTTTTCCATGGAACGATTTTGAGTGCGGCCGGAAATCAACTTCTGACGAGTCTCATTGACTCCCTGCGATTGCTGTCTCAAGTGAGTCACGATTTTGCGATGGGGTCATTGCCACGGGACATGAACGTGGCGAGTGAACATCAGCGAATCGTCGATGCATTGAAGTTGCACGACCCGGAGCGAGCCCGTACGTCAATGCTGGAACACATCATGAGCGGCCGTGAAGTCCTCAAGCAACGGCTTCTGGAAAACAGCATCCCGACAGTCTCCGAATGA
- a CDS encoding 5-formyltetrahydrofolate cyclo-ligase, producing the protein MTAEPVADSSARKQQIREQAHANRNAQENKDDLSRQIVARCMAMPEYQNAKTVLFYIDVRSEVRTRNDLTNALAGGKKIIVPYCVEGELELFHLENNDELAIGMYKILEPKDELRSVAAKKVDVKEIDLIIVPGVAFDRRGGRTGHGKGYYDKLLEHARPDTPLVALAFECQMFDEIPMQDHDVYMDKVVTEKAVYDGLGRR; encoded by the coding sequence ATGACCGCTGAACCCGTCGCCGATTCATCCGCGAGAAAACAACAGATTCGCGAACAGGCCCATGCCAATCGAAACGCCCAGGAAAACAAGGACGACCTCAGTCGGCAGATTGTGGCTCGGTGCATGGCGATGCCCGAATACCAAAATGCGAAGACTGTACTATTTTATATTGACGTCCGCAGCGAAGTTCGGACGCGGAACGACCTGACAAATGCCTTGGCAGGCGGCAAGAAGATCATTGTGCCTTACTGCGTCGAAGGCGAGCTTGAGCTGTTCCATCTCGAGAACAATGATGAACTCGCGATCGGGATGTACAAGATTCTCGAGCCGAAAGACGAGCTTCGATCGGTCGCGGCAAAAAAGGTCGATGTCAAAGAGATCGATCTCATCATCGTTCCAGGCGTTGCATTTGATCGACGTGGCGGTCGGACCGGACACGGTAAAGGGTACTACGACAAGCTTCTGGAACATGCCCGCCCAGACACGCCGCTCGTCGCCCTGGCATTCGAATGTCAGATGTTCGACGAGATTCCCATGCAGGACCATGACGTCTACATGGACAAGGTCGTGACCGAGAAGGCCGTTTACGATGGCCTGGGTCGTCGCTAA
- a CDS encoding excinuclease ABC subunit UvrA gives MAAQLELNTIVPSNAPSAIRVLGARTHNLRNIHVEIPLGSLTVITGVSGSGKSSLAFDTIFADGRYRYLSSTSAHSRELLQAVDRPDVDLIDGLPPVLCVEQYARGARRRATVATTSEIHEYLRLLFARAGQLFCPTCHQPVTAQSRAAIVAQALRSEDRKKVIILAPVIRERAGTHADVFARIVKDGFVRARVDGVVCDATAPPELAKSTPHNIEVVVDRLIVKEGIESRLEESIDLALQMGHGQCVLSHEVDGGWEDRLYSSRLACNTCGTSFTTLEPRTFSFNSPAGACLDCQGLGTVEQPDGSEHICQTCEGTRLGPLPRAVRIGGVSITDFCSMAPARAIAITQEWRDHFNQSLKANGDDTRTSVVKTAAQFLLPEIATRLQYLIEIGLDYVTLDRASDSLSAGEYQRARLAACLGGQLTGVCYILDEPTAGLHVRDTHRLLQTLHRLRDEGNTVVLVEHDLDVIRSADYVIDLGPGAGPLGGSVLAVGTPESLIKNPASITGPFLASEYGRATPSTTTSIGGASSSSLPGTPPGAASIRLLGATLHNLCELNVEIPLNQIVCVTGVSGSGKSSLIMQTLVPAVRRALGERIPEGGPFQSLSGTEALMRLIRVDQSPLGRSSRSSPATYSGIWDGVRQVFARTKESRLRGFDARRFSLAVPEARCPRCTGRGTLPVDEKRFSDWETKCPDCNGRRFSPSTLSVRYRGLNVADVLDLSLADAALFFENFSRLAKTLNLLNELGVGYLKLGQSTSTLSGGESQRIKLGVELAKTTIEKQTTLFVLDEPTSGLHAADVALLIRVLKRLVSEGHSVLVVEHNLELIAASDWVIDVGPGSGPSGGTIVAVGEPPTVLEALRRV, from the coding sequence ATGGCCGCACAATTGGAACTCAACACGATAGTCCCGAGCAATGCTCCCTCCGCGATTCGCGTTCTTGGTGCGCGGACGCACAATTTGCGCAATATTCATGTTGAAATCCCTCTGGGAAGCCTGACCGTCATTACCGGCGTCAGTGGCAGCGGAAAAAGCTCGCTGGCATTTGACACGATTTTCGCCGACGGTCGCTACCGGTATTTGTCCTCGACCTCGGCCCATTCGCGTGAACTCCTGCAGGCGGTCGACCGGCCCGATGTCGATCTGATCGATGGACTTCCTCCGGTTCTGTGTGTGGAACAGTATGCCCGCGGTGCCCGGCGTCGGGCGACCGTCGCGACGACTTCGGAAATCCACGAGTATCTGCGGTTGTTATTCGCACGGGCCGGACAATTGTTCTGTCCCACGTGCCATCAGCCTGTTACGGCGCAGTCGCGCGCTGCCATCGTTGCGCAGGCACTTCGGTCCGAAGATCGGAAAAAAGTGATCATCCTGGCCCCCGTCATTCGCGAGCGTGCAGGAACGCACGCGGACGTGTTCGCGCGGATTGTCAAGGACGGATTCGTCAGGGCACGCGTCGATGGGGTCGTCTGCGACGCCACCGCGCCACCCGAGCTCGCAAAATCAACGCCTCACAACATCGAAGTCGTCGTTGATCGTCTGATCGTGAAAGAGGGAATCGAAAGTCGGCTCGAAGAATCGATCGATCTGGCACTGCAAATGGGCCACGGACAATGTGTGCTCAGTCATGAAGTGGATGGTGGCTGGGAAGACCGCCTCTATAGCAGTCGGCTGGCCTGCAACACGTGCGGAACTAGCTTCACCACGCTTGAGCCTCGCACATTCAGCTTCAACAGCCCCGCAGGAGCCTGCCTTGACTGCCAGGGGTTGGGAACCGTCGAACAGCCGGATGGTTCAGAACACATCTGCCAAACATGTGAGGGAACTCGCCTGGGCCCGTTGCCGCGCGCCGTGCGGATCGGGGGTGTCAGTATCACCGATTTCTGTTCCATGGCACCCGCACGCGCCATCGCAATCACCCAGGAATGGCGAGACCACTTCAATCAGTCGCTGAAGGCCAACGGGGATGACACTCGTACGTCCGTGGTAAAAACCGCCGCCCAATTCCTCCTGCCAGAGATCGCGACTCGGCTGCAGTATTTGATCGAAATCGGTTTGGACTACGTGACACTTGATCGGGCGAGTGATTCCTTGTCGGCGGGAGAATACCAGCGGGCAAGGCTTGCGGCATGCCTGGGCGGCCAACTAACGGGTGTGTGCTACATCCTTGATGAACCAACCGCCGGGTTGCATGTGCGCGATACGCATCGATTGCTGCAGACGCTGCACCGCTTGCGAGACGAGGGGAATACCGTGGTGCTTGTTGAGCACGATCTTGATGTGATTCGCAGCGCGGATTATGTCATCGATCTCGGCCCGGGCGCCGGACCGCTGGGCGGATCGGTACTGGCGGTCGGAACTCCGGAATCTCTGATCAAGAACCCCGCGTCGATCACTGGGCCATTCCTGGCCAGCGAATACGGGCGGGCGACACCATCGACGACGACCTCGATTGGAGGGGCGTCGTCGTCCTCCTTGCCCGGTACACCGCCCGGTGCGGCGTCGATTCGGCTCCTCGGAGCGACGCTGCACAACTTGTGCGAGTTGAATGTCGAGATTCCGCTCAATCAGATCGTGTGCGTGACGGGTGTCAGCGGTTCTGGCAAGTCGTCGCTGATCATGCAGACGCTGGTTCCCGCAGTACGCCGTGCACTGGGTGAACGAATTCCCGAGGGGGGCCCATTTCAATCGCTGTCCGGAACTGAAGCTCTGATGCGGCTGATTCGAGTCGATCAATCGCCGCTCGGACGATCCTCACGCTCCAGCCCGGCGACGTACTCGGGAATTTGGGACGGTGTCCGGCAAGTCTTTGCACGAACAAAAGAATCGCGACTACGCGGTTTCGATGCCAGACGTTTCAGCCTGGCGGTTCCCGAGGCCCGATGCCCACGGTGTACAGGGCGAGGGACACTCCCGGTGGATGAAAAACGATTCTCGGATTGGGAAACGAAGTGTCCAGACTGCAATGGACGCCGTTTTTCGCCGTCGACACTCTCGGTCCGTTATCGCGGCTTGAATGTTGCCGACGTTCTGGATCTGAGCCTTGCCGATGCGGCCCTCTTTTTTGAGAATTTTTCCCGTCTGGCCAAGACGCTCAACCTGCTGAATGAACTGGGGGTCGGATACTTGAAGCTGGGCCAATCGACTTCCACGCTCTCGGGCGGCGAGTCACAGCGCATCAAGTTGGGGGTTGAGCTGGCAAAGACCACGATTGAAAAGCAGACCACCCTTTTTGTCCTCGACGAACCCACATCGGGCCTTCATGCGGCGGATGTGGCGCTGCTGATTCGGGTTCTGAAGCGATTGGTCTCTGAAGGACACTCCGTCCTCGTCGTTGAACACAATCTGGAATTGATCGCCGCTTCCGATTGGGTCATTGATGTGGGACCGGGATCTGGCCCCAGTGGCGGAACAATTGTCGCGGTTGGTGAGCCACCGACCGTGCTGGAGGCTCTGCGCCGCGTCTGA
- a CDS encoding ABC transporter ATP-binding protein: MTAATPVSVKPSAINNDRAELTKVTRRDEDHLETRPLDFRLISRMIGYMRPYAAKRNWLLVAGALRAFQLPALSWVLASVIHGPIERGDVEGVVWGAIGFGLLAIFTQITMHFRQRLALEIGEAVVFDLRNAVFAHLQRMPMSYFHKTKVGRIISRMISDIEDVRVGVQEVMFVSLVALGQMLVAAACMVWLGKVLFLIVLGLAPILWGINRYFHSKLSNLLRQMRESFSRITATLAESVLGIRVTQGFVRQDENARMFGDLVTDHSRYNTAVQHAHGLFLPLLELNTQIFVALLLVIGGWRVLHGNSHTNVGDLVGFFFMANVFFSPLNILGNQYNQAMTAMAGAERLFELLDQEPEWKDASDAIDVGDVRGRVEFVNVTFGYDPERPVLKEISFKAEAGQTVALVGHTGSGKTSIVNLLAKYYLPQSGTILIDGRSLEQIRSESLHRHFGLVLQQNFLFQGTVAQNIRFSQPAATDDELKAVCRKLDCLDLIEELPRGFDTQVGERGTRLSLGQRQMICFARAMIADPRLLILDEATSSIDVKTEQRLQAALAELLRGRTSFVVAHRLSTIRHADLVLVLDHGRIIERGTHDELIEQSGHYARLFERFSRAAG, translated from the coding sequence GTGACTGCTGCGACGCCGGTTTCCGTCAAACCCTCTGCGATCAACAACGATCGCGCGGAACTCACCAAGGTCACACGGCGTGATGAAGATCACCTCGAGACGCGGCCGCTCGATTTTCGCCTGATTTCACGCATGATTGGCTACATGCGGCCTTACGCCGCCAAGCGAAACTGGTTGCTCGTGGCGGGGGCATTGCGCGCATTTCAGTTGCCGGCATTGTCCTGGGTTCTCGCATCGGTCATTCACGGACCAATCGAACGCGGCGATGTTGAAGGTGTCGTCTGGGGCGCGATTGGCTTTGGATTGCTGGCGATTTTCACGCAGATCACGATGCACTTCCGACAAAGGTTGGCGCTCGAAATCGGTGAGGCCGTCGTCTTCGACCTGCGAAATGCCGTATTCGCCCACCTGCAGCGAATGCCGATGAGCTATTTCCACAAGACGAAAGTCGGTCGGATCATCAGTCGAATGATCTCCGACATCGAAGACGTCCGCGTGGGGGTGCAGGAAGTGATGTTCGTCAGCCTGGTGGCACTCGGACAAATGCTGGTCGCGGCGGCCTGCATGGTGTGGCTGGGTAAGGTTCTGTTTCTGATCGTGCTGGGACTGGCGCCCATTCTGTGGGGGATCAATCGCTACTTTCACAGCAAGTTGAGCAACCTCTTACGGCAGATGCGAGAATCATTCAGCCGCATCACGGCGACATTGGCAGAATCGGTTCTGGGCATCCGCGTCACGCAGGGCTTCGTCCGCCAGGATGAGAACGCGCGCATGTTCGGCGATCTCGTGACCGATCATTCGCGGTACAATACCGCCGTCCAGCATGCACATGGACTTTTCCTTCCATTGCTCGAACTGAACACGCAGATCTTCGTTGCGCTTCTGCTCGTAATTGGTGGCTGGAGAGTGCTGCATGGAAACAGTCACACGAACGTTGGTGACCTGGTCGGTTTCTTCTTCATGGCAAACGTCTTCTTTTCGCCTCTGAATATTCTGGGCAATCAGTACAATCAGGCGATGACGGCGATGGCCGGCGCCGAGCGGTTGTTTGAACTGCTCGACCAAGAGCCCGAATGGAAAGACGCTTCTGATGCGATCGATGTCGGGGACGTCCGTGGACGAGTTGAGTTTGTGAATGTCACTTTCGGTTACGATCCCGAACGCCCGGTGCTAAAAGAGATCAGCTTCAAGGCGGAAGCGGGACAAACCGTGGCACTGGTTGGCCACACCGGTAGCGGTAAGACATCGATCGTGAATCTGCTCGCCAAGTACTATTTGCCGCAATCCGGAACGATCCTGATTGATGGACGAAGCCTGGAGCAGATCCGCAGTGAGTCGTTGCATCGCCATTTTGGATTAGTCCTCCAGCAGAACTTCTTGTTCCAGGGAACGGTCGCCCAAAACATTCGCTTCTCTCAACCTGCGGCCACCGATGATGAACTCAAGGCGGTCTGCCGAAAGCTCGATTGCCTTGATTTAATCGAAGAGCTGCCACGTGGCTTCGACACCCAGGTCGGTGAACGAGGGACTCGGCTTTCATTGGGGCAGCGGCAGATGATCTGTTTTGCCCGTGCCATGATCGCCGATCCGAGGCTACTGATCTTGGACGAGGCCACCAGCAGCATCGACGTCAAAACGGAGCAGCGCCTGCAGGCGGCGCTTGCAGAACTTCTTCGCGGCCGCACGAGCTTCGTGGTGGCGCATCGACTCAGCACGATCCGGCATGCGGACCTGGTACTGGTTCTCGATCATGGGCGGATCATCGAACGAGGGACCCACGACGAACTCATCGAACAATCGGGCCACTACGCTCGCTTATTCGAGCGATTCTCACGAGCGGCAGGTTAA
- the hemQ gene encoding hydrogen peroxide-dependent heme synthase, which produces MNRPHHPPASLPEPSVKLAQGWHCLHIYYRVDQAALRQLSESDLAEGRESIVHLLDPERPGAPQRLQTSVVSGHKADLSLMIMDTDPLLIDGVRQAIRASKLGCALQPTYSFVSITEVSEYVPTLEQYGDKLRRDEGMSLEDPAYTAKLNAYGQRLPMMNRQRLCPDFPNWPVTCFYPMNKIRHPAANWYMEPFSSRSAMMSEHATSGIKFAGRVSQLITASTGLDDWEWGVTLWGRNPEYIKEIVYTMRFDTASARYAEFGPFYLSYIKPPVDALDHLQI; this is translated from the coding sequence GTGAACCGTCCGCATCATCCCCCTGCATCACTGCCCGAACCATCCGTCAAACTTGCACAAGGCTGGCACTGCCTGCACATTTACTACCGCGTGGATCAGGCGGCGCTTCGGCAGCTTTCTGAAAGCGATCTGGCCGAGGGCCGAGAATCGATCGTGCATTTGCTGGACCCTGAGCGGCCAGGAGCCCCCCAGCGACTACAGACTTCGGTGGTCTCGGGCCATAAGGCCGATCTGAGCCTCATGATCATGGACACCGATCCCCTGTTGATCGATGGAGTTCGACAGGCCATTCGCGCATCGAAACTGGGATGTGCGCTGCAGCCGACGTATTCGTTTGTCTCGATTACCGAAGTCTCTGAATATGTGCCAACGCTCGAACAGTACGGTGACAAGCTGCGCCGCGACGAAGGGATGTCGTTGGAAGATCCTGCCTATACCGCGAAGCTGAACGCCTACGGTCAGCGACTGCCCATGATGAATCGTCAGCGGCTGTGCCCTGATTTTCCGAACTGGCCGGTAACCTGCTTCTACCCGATGAACAAGATTCGACACCCGGCCGCCAACTGGTACATGGAACCGTTCAGCAGCCGATCGGCGATGATGTCCGAGCACGCGACAAGTGGAATCAAGTTCGCCGGACGCGTCAGCCAGTTGATTACGGCGTCGACGGGACTGGACGACTGGGAATGGGGCGTCACGCTTTGGGGACGAAACCCTGAATACATCAAAGAAATCGTGTATACGATGCGGTTTGATACGGCGTCGGCGCGCTATGCCGAATTCGGACCGTTTTATTTGAGTTACATCAAGCCACCTGTAGATGCTCTGGATCATCTGCAGATTTAG
- a CDS encoding sulfotransferase family protein: protein MAPPTKPQTSPSAAPNCGSNDGAKFDPQGFFSVWHGSSVRTWIKLLGTHPPIHWSRLHKVATISAFSLVNSFHNVIESAIFGRKIAAQTIDHAPVFILGHWRSGTTLLHNLMTLDPQFTFPNLYEVMFPANFLLTERVVTSMTSWLIPKTRPMDNVEAGFHMPQEDEVALLLLSGLSPYLMLAHPTDPTKYERYFELKDIPPAELAEWKERFMYFVKKLTIKHNKPIVFKSPTHTYRIPVLLEMFPNAKFVYIYRDPYAVYSSSLHLRRTLFAENGLSKIVMNEKMQEDTLKMYTNCIETYERTRHLIPAGRLHEMRFEDLEVDPLGEMHRVYQGLNLDNWETIEAAIKQKLPELTRYRKNSFNMDESLMRKVYERWKVSFDRYGYASRLPETQATNESAAVKAG from the coding sequence GTGGCACCGCCGACAAAACCACAGACCTCGCCTTCAGCGGCTCCCAATTGTGGTAGTAATGACGGCGCGAAATTTGATCCACAGGGATTCTTCAGCGTCTGGCATGGGTCATCCGTTCGAACCTGGATCAAGTTGCTGGGAACGCATCCGCCGATCCATTGGAGTCGTCTGCACAAAGTCGCGACGATCTCGGCGTTCAGCCTGGTGAACTCGTTCCACAATGTCATCGAGTCCGCGATCTTCGGACGAAAGATTGCCGCGCAAACGATCGATCACGCTCCCGTCTTCATCTTGGGGCACTGGCGCAGCGGGACCACGTTGCTTCACAACTTGATGACCCTTGATCCTCAATTTACGTTTCCAAACTTGTATGAAGTCATGTTCCCGGCAAATTTCCTGCTGACGGAACGTGTGGTCACATCAATGACCAGTTGGCTGATCCCCAAGACGCGTCCAATGGACAATGTCGAAGCGGGATTCCATATGCCGCAGGAAGACGAAGTCGCGCTGTTGCTGCTGTCAGGTCTGTCGCCGTATCTGATGTTGGCTCATCCAACCGACCCGACAAAGTACGAACGTTATTTCGAATTGAAAGATATTCCGCCCGCCGAACTGGCGGAGTGGAAAGAACGTTTCATGTACTTCGTCAAAAAATTGACCATCAAGCACAACAAGCCAATCGTTTTCAAGTCACCGACGCACACCTACCGGATTCCGGTTCTGCTTGAGATGTTTCCGAACGCCAAGTTCGTCTACATCTATCGTGACCCCTATGCGGTTTACAGCTCCAGCTTGCACCTCCGGCGAACGCTGTTTGCCGAAAACGGTCTCTCGAAGATCGTGATGAACGAAAAGATGCAAGAAGATACGTTGAAGATGTACACGAATTGCATCGAAACGTATGAGCGAACGCGGCATCTCATTCCGGCCGGTCGTCTGCATGAAATGCGGTTCGAGGATCTCGAAGTCGACCCCTTGGGCGAAATGCATCGTGTCTATCAAGGGCTGAACCTGGACAACTGGGAAACCATCGAAGCGGCCATCAAACAGAAGCTTCCTGAATTAACCCGCTATCGGAAGAACTCGTTCAACATGGACGAGAGCCTGATGCGAAAAGTCTACGAACGCTGGAAGGTGTCGTTCGATCGCTACGGCTATGCCAGTCGCCTTCCCGAAACTCAGGCCACAAACGAATCCGCGGCGGTCAAAGCCGGATAG
- a CDS encoding class I SAM-dependent methyltransferase, with protein MASINNLGNLLPMLRCPACGAALGLVADSLECSVCHSRDPVVDDIPRFTRDQHLASFGRQWNKYEVAHDDEDRATFQAKTGTSLSDLIGLRILDAGCGGGRYSKVCGEAGATVIGADHTAAVLKARELCAHLPSVNFVQADLKQLPFAPASFDFVFSIGVMHHDADTKSVFDAVAKMVKPGGRYSVWLYRQNQWWQEGINDALRQRTTRMAPEKLERWCEWGAWLGGLPVVNKTLNKVVNFSAHPNHENRVCDTFDWFAPQYQYHHTVEELCSWFDAAGFVNLRVLPPEKSGRMYRWVYEHNLLIGSGVNVTGEKSAN; from the coding sequence ATGGCCTCGATCAACAACCTCGGCAATTTGTTACCCATGTTGCGGTGCCCGGCATGCGGCGCCGCACTGGGACTCGTTGCCGATTCGCTTGAATGCTCGGTGTGCCATTCGCGCGATCCGGTTGTCGACGACATCCCGCGATTCACACGCGATCAGCACCTGGCGAGTTTCGGTCGACAATGGAACAAGTACGAGGTCGCTCACGATGACGAGGATCGTGCGACGTTCCAGGCGAAGACGGGCACGTCTCTAAGTGATTTGATCGGGCTTCGGATCCTCGACGCGGGTTGCGGCGGTGGCCGCTATAGCAAAGTATGCGGCGAAGCGGGTGCGACGGTGATCGGGGCCGATCATACGGCGGCCGTCTTGAAAGCCCGCGAGCTCTGTGCGCATCTACCGAGCGTGAACTTCGTGCAGGCCGATTTGAAGCAGCTACCATTCGCCCCTGCATCATTCGATTTTGTGTTTTCAATCGGTGTGATGCATCACGACGCCGATACAAAGTCGGTGTTTGATGCCGTGGCCAAAATGGTGAAGCCGGGTGGGCGATACTCGGTTTGGCTCTATCGTCAAAACCAATGGTGGCAAGAAGGCATTAATGACGCGCTGCGTCAGCGCACGACCCGAATGGCACCGGAAAAACTGGAGCGTTGGTGCGAATGGGGGGCGTGGCTGGGAGGGCTGCCGGTCGTGAACAAGACGCTCAACAAAGTCGTCAACTTCAGCGCCCATCCGAATCACGAGAATCGCGTGTGTGACACATTCGACTGGTTCGCGCCGCAGTACCAGTATCATCATACCGTGGAGGAACTTTGCTCGTGGTTTGACGCAGCCGGGTTCGTGAACCTGCGCGTCCTGCCTCCGGAAAAATCGGGGCGTATGTATCGCTGGGTGTATGAGCACAATCTGTTGATCGGCAGCGGAGTGAATGTCACGGGCGAGAAGTCGGCAAACTGA
- the fhcD gene encoding formylmethanofuran--tetrahydromethanopterin N-formyltransferase — MSTSPTRAVVDDTYAEGFRSIYAEILITARDRTWLDHAIQAATGHASSSIFCECEAGVDRYVGPGGDEKFATPDGRPGAIVQFHVPRFKKDREKLLEKVLLHRISQNILTCPTAACFNLLDTDPYFKLGRKIALFGDGHQFRAERHGRKVWVIPIMGGEFVLDRRFGFADGIMGGNLWFFAESVDASLAAAERGVAALARVPGTIAPFPGGIAASGSKAGSAYSFMFASTNHPFCPTLRETLGEQSQVPPGTESIMEIIINGRDLATVSAATQAIIAATVDSPGLTKISAGNYGGRLGKSFIYLRPELHS, encoded by the coding sequence GTGAGCACTTCGCCAACCCGCGCCGTTGTTGATGACACCTATGCTGAAGGCTTTCGCAGCATCTACGCCGAAATCCTGATCACGGCACGCGATCGAACCTGGCTGGACCATGCCATTCAGGCCGCAACAGGGCATGCCTCGAGCAGTATCTTTTGCGAATGCGAAGCAGGCGTCGATCGTTACGTCGGGCCCGGCGGAGACGAGAAATTCGCGACTCCCGATGGACGTCCCGGCGCGATTGTGCAGTTTCATGTTCCCCGGTTCAAAAAGGACCGTGAAAAGCTGCTCGAGAAAGTGTTGCTGCATCGAATCAGCCAGAACATCCTGACCTGTCCGACTGCGGCCTGCTTCAATCTGCTCGACACTGATCCGTATTTTAAACTGGGGCGCAAGATCGCCCTGTTCGGAGACGGACATCAGTTTCGAGCGGAACGACATGGCCGCAAGGTGTGGGTGATTCCAATCATGGGTGGCGAATTCGTCCTTGATCGCCGTTTCGGATTTGCCGACGGGATCATGGGCGGGAACCTCTGGTTCTTCGCGGAATCGGTTGATGCGTCGCTGGCCGCGGCCGAACGTGGTGTCGCAGCGCTGGCGCGGGTTCCCGGCACGATCGCGCCTTTTCCTGGTGGAATTGCCGCAAGCGGGTCCAAGGCTGGCAGCGCGTATTCCTTTATGTTCGCGAGTACGAATCACCCGTTCTGCCCGACACTTCGAGAGACGCTTGGCGAGCAATCGCAGGTCCCCCCCGGGACGGAATCGATTATGGAAATCATCATCAACGGCCGCGATCTGGCGACCGTTTCGGCCGCGACTCAGGCAATCATCGCCGCGACGGTGGATTCACCTGGTCTCACGAAGATCTCTGCCGGAAACTATGGCGGCCGCCTGGGAAAAAGCTTCATCTATCTTCGACCGGAACTGCACTCGTAG